One Ezakiella massiliensis genomic window, ATTAATCTAATGGGTGAAATTGCAACCCCGATCAGCTTAAGTTTCCGTCTTTTTGGTAACATTTTAAGTGGTATGATTATTATGGAATTGGTGCACTCAGCGCTCAGCAAAATAAGTCTTGCGCTTGTACCGCTAAGTGCAGTTTTACACGCATACTTTGACGTGTTTTCTGGATTATTACAAGCATTTATTTTTACCATGTTAACTATGGTTTATATTGGAAATGTTTTTCCAGAGGAAAATTAATTTTGAGAGGAGAATTATTATGAACGGAATTTCAAACGAAGCATTTGTACTTGGTTGCTCAGCTATCGGTATTGGCTTAGCAATGATTGCAGGTTTAGGACCTGGTATTGGTCAAGGTTTTGCAGCAGGTAAGGGTGCTGAAGCTGTTGGTAGGCAACCAGAAGCAAAGAGTGACATCATGCAAACAATGCTTTT contains:
- the atpE gene encoding ATP synthase F0 subunit C; protein product: MNGISNEAFVLGCSAIGIGLAMIAGLGPGIGQGFAAGKGAEAVGRQPEAKSDIMQTMLLGQAVSETTGIYSLVVALILMFVRPLLAGL